The Lacipirellula parvula genome window below encodes:
- a CDS encoding FAD-dependent monooxygenase, with the protein MPTETEVLIVGAGPTGLLLAAELQRRGVACRLIDANPEPLHWDRATVVHPRSLEIFESLGIVEPLLAAGVKQRRALIHSAGSVLGDIDLAICGSRYGFNIGISEEVTETILTGYLEQLGGHVQRASRLINLEQHADGVLATVDHNGATEQITAKWAVGCDGVRSVTRQLSGIELTGHDQPDPWAVFDTTIAGWPHSYEANYAYLDQPPVILTALAGRRWRVYLRPTSEQSDLETDAAATLQQYLPQISFTDVSHPTRFHCHTKVASHYRSGRVFLAGDSAHVCSPSQGHGMNSGLQDAFNLAWKLALVCQGRAAESILDSYEAERRPVAEMITASGYAFEQAQSITDPAERRARDEELRNIFSNPTTRHHESIAEAELDIEYCASPIVMGDRHDALAPGHRLPDTIKIRHGNGAAALLHELAHRPGHTAIVIAASPTAAERAVQLAATIESNGGSLLVESTATFIASDTDLHSHAQLTAAAASQLGVNDLTLLLIRPDGHVGLRANRDHLEALRAYIELLGSGRDSPAPARRDRPRRR; encoded by the coding sequence ATGCCCACCGAAACAGAAGTCCTCATCGTCGGCGCCGGGCCGACTGGTTTGCTCCTAGCCGCCGAACTCCAGCGCCGCGGCGTTGCTTGCCGGCTGATCGACGCCAATCCCGAACCGCTCCACTGGGATCGCGCCACCGTCGTGCACCCTCGCTCGCTCGAAATTTTCGAGTCGCTCGGCATCGTCGAGCCGCTGCTCGCTGCGGGCGTGAAGCAGCGCCGCGCCCTCATCCACTCGGCCGGCAGCGTGCTTGGCGATATTGATCTTGCCATCTGCGGTAGCCGCTATGGATTTAATATTGGCATCTCGGAGGAAGTGACCGAGACAATCCTCACCGGGTATTTGGAGCAGCTCGGCGGCCATGTGCAGCGTGCGTCGCGGTTGATTAATCTCGAACAACATGCCGACGGCGTGCTGGCGACCGTCGATCACAACGGCGCGACGGAGCAAATCACCGCCAAGTGGGCCGTCGGCTGCGACGGCGTTCGCAGCGTCACGCGGCAGCTGAGCGGCATCGAACTCACTGGCCACGATCAGCCCGATCCCTGGGCCGTGTTCGACACGACGATCGCCGGCTGGCCTCACTCCTACGAGGCGAACTACGCCTACCTCGACCAACCGCCAGTGATTCTCACGGCGCTGGCCGGCCGGCGATGGCGCGTTTACTTGCGGCCGACTTCCGAGCAGTCGGACCTCGAAACCGATGCGGCGGCGACGTTGCAGCAATACTTGCCGCAGATTTCGTTCACAGACGTTTCGCACCCGACGCGATTCCACTGCCACACGAAGGTCGCATCGCACTACCGATCGGGCCGCGTCTTCCTCGCCGGTGATTCGGCCCATGTCTGCTCGCCTTCGCAAGGCCACGGCATGAACAGCGGCCTGCAAGACGCTTTTAATTTAGCGTGGAAATTGGCACTCGTTTGCCAAGGCCGCGCGGCCGAGAGCATCCTCGACAGTTACGAAGCCGAACGCCGCCCGGTCGCCGAGATGATCACCGCTTCCGGCTACGCCTTTGAGCAAGCCCAGTCGATCACCGACCCCGCCGAACGCCGCGCGCGCGACGAGGAACTCCGCAATATCTTCTCAAACCCGACCACTCGCCACCATGAATCGATTGCCGAGGCGGAACTCGACATCGAATACTGCGCCTCGCCGATCGTGATGGGCGACCGGCACGACGCGCTCGCGCCGGGCCACCGCCTCCCCGACACAATCAAAATCCGACACGGGAACGGCGCCGCGGCCCTGCTGCACGAGTTGGCCCATCGCCCCGGCCACACGGCGATCGTCATCGCTGCATCGCCGACAGCCGCTGAACGTGCAGTGCAACTCGCCGCGACGATCGAGAGCAACGGCGGAAGTTTACTAGTCGAATCGACGGCAACGTTCATCGCCAGCGACACAGACTTGCACTCGCACGCGCAACTCACTGCCGCTGCCGCCAGCCAACTCGGCGTGAACGACCTCACCCTGCTGCTCATCCGCCCCGACGGCCACGTCGGCCTGCGGGCCAATCGCGATCATCTTGAGGCGTTACGCGCCTACATCGAGCTACTTGGGTCGGGACGCGACAGTCCGGCGCCAGCGCGGCGCGACCGCCCACGCCGCCGCTAA
- a CDS encoding DUF642 domain-containing protein, protein MKTAIRSLLFTAVLATGNALGANLVTNGSFEQGPPIPGRLLTINAPDGSTLPGWTVASNDLEIVTNVEWPAADGSRSIDLNGVTNASMYQDVGGLNVGSSYLLSFALSGNPYVNGDPVGTADNVKNLRVSIAGVSTDLEFDVAPYHWPTPALVPNMGWRTENMIFVATNATERLLFASLDPFNSTRGPAIDNVSVTLVPEPAVLWLAAAWAVAPRWRRTVASRPK, encoded by the coding sequence ATGAAGACGGCGATACGATCACTGCTGTTCACGGCGGTCCTTGCAACCGGAAATGCATTGGGAGCGAATCTGGTGACGAACGGCAGCTTCGAGCAAGGACCTCCCATCCCAGGTCGACTGCTCACAATCAATGCACCCGACGGATCGACTCTGCCAGGCTGGACCGTGGCCAGCAACGATCTTGAGATCGTCACTAACGTCGAATGGCCGGCTGCGGACGGGAGTCGGAGCATCGACCTGAACGGGGTGACGAATGCTTCGATGTATCAAGACGTCGGCGGTCTGAACGTTGGCAGCTCCTACCTGTTGAGCTTCGCGTTGAGCGGCAACCCGTATGTTAATGGCGACCCAGTAGGAACGGCGGACAACGTGAAAAATCTGCGCGTCTCGATTGCTGGCGTAAGTACAGATCTTGAGTTCGACGTCGCACCCTACCATTGGCCTACGCCGGCGTTGGTTCCGAACATGGGATGGCGGACCGAAAACATGATATTCGTCGCAACGAACGCCACGGAGCGGCTTCTCTTTGCGAGCCTCGATCCATTCAATTCCACGCGCGGGCCGGCGATTGATAATGTTTCGGTAACGTTGGTGCCGGAGCCCGCTGTGTTGTGGTTAGCGGCGGCGTGGGCGGTCGCGCCGCGCTGGCGCCGGACTGTCGCGTCCCGACCCAAGTAG
- a CDS encoding chemotaxis protein CheW gives MQDDYSAAELDLARENGQFLTFTLQSEEYGIEILQVQEIKGFSKITPIPNAPPFVRGVMNLRGTVVPIIDLRARFAMTAKEYDQFTCIIVVNVGARVVGLVVDTVSDVLNIPHGSISDPPELTAVGDASCITGMGKLGDRIVMLLDTGRLVGVEEAGLPALEAA, from the coding sequence ATGCAAGACGACTATTCGGCCGCAGAGTTGGATTTGGCCCGAGAAAACGGGCAGTTTTTAACTTTTACCCTTCAGAGCGAGGAATACGGGATTGAGATCCTACAGGTGCAGGAAATCAAGGGCTTCTCGAAGATCACGCCGATTCCGAACGCTCCGCCGTTCGTGCGCGGCGTGATGAATCTACGCGGCACCGTGGTGCCGATCATCGATCTTCGCGCTCGGTTCGCGATGACGGCGAAGGAGTACGACCAGTTCACCTGCATCATCGTGGTGAACGTCGGTGCGCGCGTCGTCGGCCTGGTGGTCGACACCGTTTCCGACGTGTTAAACATCCCCCATGGTTCCATCTCCGATCCGCCGGAGTTGACCGCCGTCGGCGATGCGTCTTGCATCACCGGTATGGGGAAGTTGGGCGATCGCATCGTGATGTTGCTCGACACTGGGCGACTCGTTGGAGTCGAAGAAGCCGGGTTGCCGGCGCTTGAGGCCGCATAG
- a CDS encoding methyl-accepting chemotaxis protein, which translates to MSWFKRLSVGAKLFSAFLALLLLMGVMGSVSIWKMGALNGNCTELSTNWMPGISAANALNTATSDFRIQEYRHLAAATPEATAQVDKNLGELQATCEKSMENLVAACTLEAERKILDELKGVLNAYFAESARIMSLSREDKKEEAGAALDGQSQQLVAKLNTLIADDIKFNQQGGDEEVVKAQAGYTVGRNVTLIVLAVNVVLGLGLAICISRWFTKAIVEVDDISNSVASASQQLAAASEQLSSGAQQSASSLEETASSLEEITATVRQNADNADQANQLANSSRETAEKGGAVVAQAVDAMSEINRSSRKIADIITTIDEIAFQTNLLALNAAVEAARAGEQGRGFAVVAGEVRNLAQRSATAAREIKGLIEDSVQKVETGSELVNKSGETLGMIVTSVKRVTDIVAEIAAASREQTVGIEQINKAVAQMDQVTQSNASQTEEMSGTAVALSGQAEQLQMVVAQFNLNRDAKQTTKPSYAPQATAAKPKAPSYSTPSKPAKRKAVKATSSRAEEFELVGAGAGHGGFEEF; encoded by the coding sequence ATGAGTTGGTTTAAACGGTTGAGCGTCGGCGCCAAGCTGTTCTCCGCGTTTCTGGCGCTCTTGCTGCTCATGGGCGTCATGGGCTCAGTTTCCATTTGGAAGATGGGCGCTCTCAACGGCAATTGCACGGAACTTTCGACGAACTGGATGCCTGGCATCAGCGCGGCCAACGCTCTAAACACGGCGACCTCCGACTTCCGCATTCAAGAGTATCGCCACCTTGCCGCTGCGACCCCGGAAGCAACGGCTCAGGTCGACAAGAATCTCGGCGAACTCCAAGCCACCTGCGAGAAGAGCATGGAGAACCTCGTCGCTGCTTGCACGCTGGAGGCGGAGCGAAAAATCCTCGACGAACTGAAAGGCGTGTTGAACGCCTACTTCGCCGAAAGCGCTCGCATCATGAGCCTCTCGCGCGAAGACAAGAAGGAAGAAGCAGGGGCCGCTCTCGACGGGCAGTCGCAGCAGCTGGTGGCCAAGCTGAACACGCTCATCGCCGACGACATCAAATTCAATCAGCAAGGGGGCGATGAAGAAGTCGTCAAAGCGCAGGCCGGTTACACCGTCGGCCGCAACGTGACGTTGATCGTCTTGGCGGTCAACGTCGTTCTTGGGCTGGGCCTCGCGATCTGTATCAGCCGCTGGTTCACCAAAGCGATCGTCGAGGTCGACGACATCTCGAACAGCGTCGCCTCCGCCTCGCAGCAACTGGCCGCGGCGAGCGAACAGCTGAGCTCTGGCGCCCAGCAATCGGCTTCGAGCCTGGAAGAAACCGCTTCGTCGCTGGAAGAAATTACCGCGACCGTCCGCCAAAACGCCGACAACGCCGACCAGGCCAACCAACTCGCGAACAGCTCGCGTGAAACGGCCGAAAAGGGTGGCGCCGTCGTCGCTCAGGCCGTCGACGCCATGAGTGAAATCAACCGCTCGTCGCGGAAGATTGCCGACATCATCACGACGATCGACGAGATCGCGTTCCAAACGAACCTGCTCGCTCTCAACGCCGCGGTCGAGGCCGCTCGTGCCGGCGAACAAGGTCGTGGCTTCGCGGTCGTCGCCGGCGAAGTTCGCAACCTGGCTCAGCGTTCGGCGACTGCCGCCCGCGAGATCAAGGGACTCATCGAAGACTCGGTGCAGAAGGTTGAAACTGGTTCGGAACTGGTCAACAAGTCGGGCGAGACCTTGGGCATGATCGTTACGAGCGTGAAGCGCGTGACCGACATCGTCGCCGAGATTGCCGCTGCCAGCCGTGAGCAAACGGTCGGCATCGAGCAGATCAACAAGGCGGTCGCTCAGATGGACCAAGTGACGCAGTCGAACGCCTCGCAAACCGAAGAGATGAGCGGCACCGCCGTAGCTCTGTCGGGGCAAGCGGAGCAGCTGCAAATGGTCGTGGCTCAGTTCAACCTGAACCGCGATGCGAAGCAGACGACGAAGCCCAGCTACGCCCCGCAGGCGACCGCTGCCAAGCCAAAAGCCCCAAGCTATTCGACGCCGAGCAAGCCGGCCAAGCGGAAGGCTGTCAAGGCGACCAGCAGTCGGGCGGAAGAGTTCGAACTGGTCGGCGCCGGCGCTGGGCACGGCGGGTTTGAAGAGTTCTGA